One genomic region from Pongo abelii isolate AG06213 chromosome 4, NHGRI_mPonAbe1-v2.0_pri, whole genome shotgun sequence encodes:
- the CCNH gene encoding cyclin-H isoform X2: MYHNSSQKRHWTFSSEEQLARLRADANRKFRCKAVANGKVLPNDPVFLEPHEEMTLCKYYEKRLLEFCSVFKPAMPRSVVGTACMYFKRFYLNNSVMEYHPRIIMLTCAFLACKVDEFNVSSPQFVGNLRESPLGQEKALEQILEYELLLIQQLNFHLIVHNPYRPFEGFLIDLKTRYPVLENPEILRKTADDFLNRIALTDAYLLYTPSQIALTAILSSASRAGITMESYLSESLMLRENRTCLSQLLDIMKSMRNLVKKYEPPRSEEVAVLKQKLERCHSAELALNVITKKRKGYEDDDYVSKKSKHEEIAKLWHQSKVHTYH, from the exons ATGTACCACAACAGTAGCCAGAAGCGGCACTGGACTTTCTCCAGTGAGGAGCAGCTGGCAAGACTGCGGGCCGACGCCAACCGCAAATTCAGATGCAAAGCCGTGGCCAACGGGAAG GTTCTTCCGAATGATCCAGTCTTTCTTGAGCCTCATGAAGAAATGACACTCTGCAAATACTATGAGAAAAGGTTATTGGAATTCTGTTCGGTGTTTAAGCCAGCAATGCCAAGGTCTGTTGTG GGTACGGCTTGTATGTATTTCAAACGTTTTTACCTTAATAACTCAGTAATGGAATATCACCCCAGGATAATAAT GCTCACTTGTGCATTTTTGGCCTGCAAAGTAGATGAATTCAATGTATCTAGTCCTCAGTTTGTTGGAAACCTTCGGGAGAGTCCTCTTGGACAGGAGAAGGCACTTGAACAGATACTGGAATATGAACTACTTCTTATACAGCAACTTAATTTCCACCTTATTGTCCACAATCCTTACAGACCATTTGAGGGCTTCCTCATCGACTTAAAG ACCCGCTATCCCGTATTGGAGAATCCAGAGATTTTGAGGAAAACAGCTGATGACTTTCTTAATAGAATTGCATTGACGGATGCTTACCTTTTGTACACACCTTCCCAAATTGCCCTGACTGCCATTTTATCTAGTGCCTCCAGGGCTGGAATTACTATGGAAAG TTATTTATCAGAGAGTCTGATGCTGAGAGAGAACAGAACTTGCCTGTCACAGTTACTAGATATAATGAAAA GCATGAGAAACTTAGTAAAAAAGTATGAACCACCCAGATCTGAAGAAGTTGCTGTTCTGAAACAGAAGTTGGAGCGATGCCATTCTGCTGAGCTTGCACTTAACGTAATCAC gaagaagaggaaaggctATGAAGATGATGATTACGTCTCAAAGAAATCCAAACATGAGGAG ATCGCCAAACTTTGGCATCAGAGCAAGGTCCACACTTATCACTGA
- the CCNH gene encoding cyclin-H isoform X4 encodes MTLCKYYEKRLLEFCSVFKPAMPRSVVGTACMYFKRFYLNNSVMEYHPRIIMLTCAFLACKVDEFNVSSPQFVGNLRESPLGQEKALEQILEYELLLIQQLNFHLIVHNPYRPFEGFLIDLKTRYPVLENPEILRKTADDFLNRIALTDAYLLYTPSQIALTAILSSASRAGITMESYLSESLMLRENRTCLSQLLDIMKSMRNLVKKYEPPRSEEVAVLKQKLERCHSAELALNVITKKRKGYEDDDYVSKKSKHEEVCFTPKMNSKSFLLYILM; translated from the exons ATGACACTCTGCAAATACTATGAGAAAAGGTTATTGGAATTCTGTTCGGTGTTTAAGCCAGCAATGCCAAGGTCTGTTGTG GGTACGGCTTGTATGTATTTCAAACGTTTTTACCTTAATAACTCAGTAATGGAATATCACCCCAGGATAATAAT GCTCACTTGTGCATTTTTGGCCTGCAAAGTAGATGAATTCAATGTATCTAGTCCTCAGTTTGTTGGAAACCTTCGGGAGAGTCCTCTTGGACAGGAGAAGGCACTTGAACAGATACTGGAATATGAACTACTTCTTATACAGCAACTTAATTTCCACCTTATTGTCCACAATCCTTACAGACCATTTGAGGGCTTCCTCATCGACTTAAAG ACCCGCTATCCCGTATTGGAGAATCCAGAGATTTTGAGGAAAACAGCTGATGACTTTCTTAATAGAATTGCATTGACGGATGCTTACCTTTTGTACACACCTTCCCAAATTGCCCTGACTGCCATTTTATCTAGTGCCTCCAGGGCTGGAATTACTATGGAAAG TTATTTATCAGAGAGTCTGATGCTGAGAGAGAACAGAACTTGCCTGTCACAGTTACTAGATATAATGAAAA GCATGAGAAACTTAGTAAAAAAGTATGAACCACCCAGATCTGAAGAAGTTGCTGTTCTGAAACAGAAGTTGGAGCGATGCCATTCTGCTGAGCTTGCACTTAACGTAATCAC gaagaagaggaaaggctATGAAGATGATGATTACGTCTCAAAGAAATCCAAACATGAGGAGGTATGTTTTACTCCAAAGATGAACTCTAAGTCATTTTTGTTATACATTCTGATGTGA
- the CCNH gene encoding cyclin-H isoform X3, which yields MYHNSSQKRHWTFSSEEQLARLRADANRKFRCKAVANGKVLPNDPVFLEPHEEMTLCKYYEKRLLEFCSVFKPAMPRSVVGTACMYFKRFYLNNSVMEYHPRIIMLTCAFLACKVDEFNVSSPQFVGNLRESPLGQEKALEQILEYELLLIQQLNFHLIVHNPYRPFEGFLIDLKTRYPVLENPEILRKTADDFLNRIALTDAYLLYTPSQIALTAILSSASRAGITMESYLSESLMLRENRTCLSQLLDIMKSMRNLVKKYEPPRSEEVAVLKQKLERCHSAELALNVITKKRKGYEDDDYVSKKSKHEEEEWTDDDLVESL from the exons ATGTACCACAACAGTAGCCAGAAGCGGCACTGGACTTTCTCCAGTGAGGAGCAGCTGGCAAGACTGCGGGCCGACGCCAACCGCAAATTCAGATGCAAAGCCGTGGCCAACGGGAAG GTTCTTCCGAATGATCCAGTCTTTCTTGAGCCTCATGAAGAAATGACACTCTGCAAATACTATGAGAAAAGGTTATTGGAATTCTGTTCGGTGTTTAAGCCAGCAATGCCAAGGTCTGTTGTG GGTACGGCTTGTATGTATTTCAAACGTTTTTACCTTAATAACTCAGTAATGGAATATCACCCCAGGATAATAAT GCTCACTTGTGCATTTTTGGCCTGCAAAGTAGATGAATTCAATGTATCTAGTCCTCAGTTTGTTGGAAACCTTCGGGAGAGTCCTCTTGGACAGGAGAAGGCACTTGAACAGATACTGGAATATGAACTACTTCTTATACAGCAACTTAATTTCCACCTTATTGTCCACAATCCTTACAGACCATTTGAGGGCTTCCTCATCGACTTAAAG ACCCGCTATCCCGTATTGGAGAATCCAGAGATTTTGAGGAAAACAGCTGATGACTTTCTTAATAGAATTGCATTGACGGATGCTTACCTTTTGTACACACCTTCCCAAATTGCCCTGACTGCCATTTTATCTAGTGCCTCCAGGGCTGGAATTACTATGGAAAG TTATTTATCAGAGAGTCTGATGCTGAGAGAGAACAGAACTTGCCTGTCACAGTTACTAGATATAATGAAAA GCATGAGAAACTTAGTAAAAAAGTATGAACCACCCAGATCTGAAGAAGTTGCTGTTCTGAAACAGAAGTTGGAGCGATGCCATTCTGCTGAGCTTGCACTTAACGTAATCAC gaagaagaggaaaggctATGAAGATGATGATTACGTCTCAAAGAAATCCAAACATGAGGAG gaAGAATGGACTGACGACGACCTGGTAGAATCTCTCTAA
- the CCNH gene encoding cyclin-H isoform X1 gives MYHNSSQKRHWTFSSEEQLARLRADANRKFRCKAVANGKVLPNDPVFLEPHEEMTLCKYYEKRLLEFCSVFKPAMPRSVVGTACMYFKRFYLNNSVMEYHPRIIMLTCAFLACKVDEFNVSSPQFVGNLRESPLGQEKALEQILEYELLLIQQLNFHLIVHNPYRPFEGFLIDLKTRYPVLENPEILRKTADDFLNRIALTDAYLLYTPSQIALTAILSSASRAGITMESYLSESLMLRENRTCLSQLLDIMKSMRNLVKKYEPPRSEEVAVLKQKLERCHSAELALNVITKKRKGYEDDDYVSKKSKHEEVCFTPKMNSKSFLLYILM, from the exons ATGTACCACAACAGTAGCCAGAAGCGGCACTGGACTTTCTCCAGTGAGGAGCAGCTGGCAAGACTGCGGGCCGACGCCAACCGCAAATTCAGATGCAAAGCCGTGGCCAACGGGAAG GTTCTTCCGAATGATCCAGTCTTTCTTGAGCCTCATGAAGAAATGACACTCTGCAAATACTATGAGAAAAGGTTATTGGAATTCTGTTCGGTGTTTAAGCCAGCAATGCCAAGGTCTGTTGTG GGTACGGCTTGTATGTATTTCAAACGTTTTTACCTTAATAACTCAGTAATGGAATATCACCCCAGGATAATAAT GCTCACTTGTGCATTTTTGGCCTGCAAAGTAGATGAATTCAATGTATCTAGTCCTCAGTTTGTTGGAAACCTTCGGGAGAGTCCTCTTGGACAGGAGAAGGCACTTGAACAGATACTGGAATATGAACTACTTCTTATACAGCAACTTAATTTCCACCTTATTGTCCACAATCCTTACAGACCATTTGAGGGCTTCCTCATCGACTTAAAG ACCCGCTATCCCGTATTGGAGAATCCAGAGATTTTGAGGAAAACAGCTGATGACTTTCTTAATAGAATTGCATTGACGGATGCTTACCTTTTGTACACACCTTCCCAAATTGCCCTGACTGCCATTTTATCTAGTGCCTCCAGGGCTGGAATTACTATGGAAAG TTATTTATCAGAGAGTCTGATGCTGAGAGAGAACAGAACTTGCCTGTCACAGTTACTAGATATAATGAAAA GCATGAGAAACTTAGTAAAAAAGTATGAACCACCCAGATCTGAAGAAGTTGCTGTTCTGAAACAGAAGTTGGAGCGATGCCATTCTGCTGAGCTTGCACTTAACGTAATCAC gaagaagaggaaaggctATGAAGATGATGATTACGTCTCAAAGAAATCCAAACATGAGGAGGTATGTTTTACTCCAAAGATGAACTCTAAGTCATTTTTGTTATACATTCTGATGTGA
- the CCNH gene encoding cyclin-H (The RefSeq protein has 1 substitution compared to this genomic sequence), translating into MYHNSSQKRHWTFSSEEQLARLRADANRKFRCKAVANGKVLPNDPVFLEPHEEMTLCKYYEKRLLEFCSVFKPAMPRSVVGTACMYFKRFYLNNSVMEYHPRIIMLTCAFLACKVDEFNVSSPQFVGNLRESPLGQEKALEQILEYELLLIQQLNFHLIVHNPYRPFEGFLIDLKTRYPILENPEILRKTADDFLNRIALTDAYLLYTPSQIALTAILSSASRAGITMESYLSESLMLRENRTCLSQLLDIMKSMRNLVKKYEPPRSEEVAVLKQKLERCHSAELALNVITKKRKGYEDDDYVSKKSKHEEIAKLWHQSKVHTYH; encoded by the exons ATGTACCACAACAGTAGCCAGAAGCGGCACTGGACTTTCTCCAGTGAGGAGCAGCTGGCAAGACTGCGGGCCGACGCCAACCGCAAATTCAGATGCAAAGCCGTGGCCAACGGGAAG GTTCTTCCGAATGATCCAGTCTTTCTTGAGCCTCATGAAGAAATGACACTCTGCAAATACTATGAGAAAAGGTTATTGGAATTCTGTTCGGTGTTTAAGCCAGCAATGCCAAGGTCTGTTGTG GGTACGGCTTGTATGTATTTCAAACGTTTTTACCTTAATAACTCAGTAATGGAATATCACCCCAGGATAATAAT GCTCACTTGTGCATTTTTGGCCTGCAAAGTAGATGAATTCAATGTATCTAGTCCTCAGTTTGTTGGAAACCTTCGGGAGAGTCCTCTTGGACAGGAGAAGGCACTTGAACAGATACTGGAATATGAACTACTTCTTATACAGCAACTTAATTTCCACCTTATTGTCCACAATCCTTACAGACCATTTGAGGGCTTCCTCATCGACTTAAAG ACCCGCTATCCCGTATTGGAGAATCCAGAGATTTTGAGGAAAACAGCTGATGACTTTCTTAATAGAATTGCATTGACGGATGCTTACCTTTTGTACACACCTTCCCAAATTGCCCTGACTGCCATTTTATCTAGTGCCTCCAGGGCTGGAATTACTATGGAAAG TTATTTATCAGAGAGTCTGATGCTGAGAGAGAACAGAACTTGCCTGTCACAGTTACTAGATATAATGAAAA GCATGAGAAACTTAGTAAAAAAGTATGAACCACCCAGATCTGAAGAAGTTGCTGTTCTGAAACAGAAGTTGGAGCGATGCCATTCTGCTGAGCTTGCACTTAACGTAATCAC gaagaagaggaaaggctATGAAGATGATGATTACGTCTCAAAGAAATCCAAACATGAGGAG ATCGCCAAACTTTGGCATCAGAGCAAGGTCCACACTTATCACTGA